The proteins below come from a single Pleuronectes platessa chromosome 1, fPlePla1.1, whole genome shotgun sequence genomic window:
- the LOC128438773 gene encoding LOW QUALITY PROTEIN: pleckstrin homology domain-containing family F member 1-like (The sequence of the model RefSeq protein was modified relative to this genomic sequence to represent the inferred CDS: inserted 3 bases in 2 codons) codes for MMYQLTFDKENQKRIHAIEISFGPSGKPLSQPGWVLVGQGQLMKQSRRGPQPKXFFLFNDVLLYGNIILKGRWCKNQQIILLEDIQLEDLVXTMKNQWLIRTPRKLFFVAAASYEEKQTWIEHMEDCRFRLLQGGNRRPGSTFAVTWIPDQAATICMRCYNKFTVTQRRHHCRKWCFVVCSSCSKYRAVVRHIHTTKRLRVCCMCHLSLLSIGETGLDEDGVEGSIEEEEAEDQVEDHDISEWMDSQMDSL; via the exons ATGATGTACCAGCTAACATTTGATAAGGAAAATCAGAAGCGGATCCATGCTATTGAGATTTCATTTGGGCCATCAGGGAAGCCCCTCTCCCAGCCTGGTTGGGTTCTGGTTGGACAGGGCCAGTTGATGAAGCAGAGCCGTCGGGGGCCCCAGCCTAA GTTCTTCCTCTTCAATGATGTGCTTTTGTATGGCAACATCATCCTGAAGGGACGCTGGTGCAAAAACCAGCAGATCATCCTTCTAG AAGACATTCAGCTGGAAGACTTGG TGACAATGAAGAACCAGTGGTTGATTCGTACACCACGCAAGTTATTCTTCGTGGCAGCTGCCTCATATGAGGAGAAGCAAACTTGGATAGAGCATATGGAGGACTGTCGGTTCAGACTGCTGCAGGGTGGGAACCGCAGACCTGGTTCTACTTTCGCTGTCACCTGGATCCCCGACCAAGCTGCTACCATCTGCATGCGCTGTTACAACAAGTTCACTGTGACCCAACGTAGACACCACTGCAGAAAATGGTGCTTTGTGGTCTGCAGCTCATGCTCTAAGTATCGAGCAGTAGTTAGACATATTCACACAACTAAGCGGTTAAGGGTCTGCTGCATGTGTCACTTGAGTCTTCTGAGCATTGGGGAGACAGGCTTGGATGAAGATGGGGTAGAAGGGTccattgaagaagaagaggcagaggacCAAGTGGAAGACCATGACATAAGCGAGTGGATGGACTCCCAGATGGACTCCTTGTAA